From one Montipora capricornis isolate CH-2021 chromosome 10, ASM3666992v2, whole genome shotgun sequence genomic stretch:
- the LOC138018541 gene encoding mitochondrial inner membrane m-AAA protease component AFG3L2-like, with amino-acid sequence MAYRLCTGRLNPLLKRTSLRLVQTQFARFSEGPFDLLLSQNARSSWQGVRILNFDPPKGFEKFYPKRAKRNNEKDSDSSSDHDNSESNTRRSPGGNSEGGGDDNKPPGGDWWRNFRDINPQGFAIGVALAAVGALILMNASRVESSEINWQEFRTKYLERGEVERLVVSNQTLVKVFLKSDPNKSRLCFTIGSVESFERNLEAVQQEMNIDPAFWVPVTYVKESEWLKELIKSTPTLLIIGAVIYLTRKLTSGARGQGGIFGVGQSTAKFYNKETSVKIRFKDVAGCEEAKLEIMEFVNFLKNPQQYHELGARIPKGAILSGPPGTGKTLLAKAVAGEARVPFLSISGSEFLEMFVGVGPARVRDLFSQARKNAPCIIFIDEIDAVGRARGRGGQFGGHDERENTLNQLLVEMDGFSSTTNVVVLSGTNRPDVLDPALMRPGRFDRQIHIPPPDIKGRCSIFKVHLKPLKTDLDLDTVARRMAALTPGFTGADIANVCNEAALIAARYLMPKVELTHFEQAIERVIGGLEKKTQVLQPEEKNVVAYHEAGHAVAGWFLEHADPLLKVSIIPRGKGLGYAQYLPKEQYLYSTEQLLDRMCMTLGGRVSEQIFFNRITTGAQDDLSKVTKSAYAQVVTFGMNDKVGNVSFDLPREGEPSFDKPYSEATAQLIDEQAREVIDSAYKRTYDLLMKHKEDVEKIALRLLEKEVLGREDMIELLGPRPFKEKSTYEEFVEGTGGDTEDTSLPKGLQGLQEKLDEDEAPHTTIPA; translated from the exons ATGGCTTACAGATTGTGCACGGGGAGACTAAACCCGTTGTTGAAGAGAACAAGTCTGAGGCTGGTTCAGACCCAG TTTGCACGTTTCTCGGAAGGTCCTTTTGATTTACTGTTGAGTCAAAATGCCAGGAGTTCGTGGCAGGGTGTAAGAATCCTCAATTTTGATCCTCCGAAGG ggTTTGAAAAGTTCTATCCCAAAAGGGCCAAGAGGAACAATGAAAAAG ATTCAGATTCCAGCAGTGATCATGATAATTCTGAATCAAATACTAGAAGATCCCCAGGAGGCAACAGTGAAGGAGGAGGAGATGACAACAAACCCCCTGGCGGGGATTGGTGGAGGAATTTCCGTGATATCAACCCACAGGGCTTTGCAATAGGTGTTGCATTAGCAGCTGTAGGAGCACTTATTTTAATGAATGCTTCAAGAGTGGAGAGCAGTGAAATTAACTGGCAAGAGTTTAGAACCAAGTATCTTGAGAGAGGAGAG GTGGAAAGGCTTGTTGTTTCAAACCAAACTTTGGTTAAAGTGTTTTTGAAAAGTGACCCAAACAAG AGCCGACTTTGTTTTACCATTGGTAGTGTGGAGAGTTTTGAACGTAACCTTGAGGCTGTGCAGCAAGAGATGAATATTGATCCGGCTTTCTGGGTTCCTGTTACTTATGTTAAGGAGTCAGAATGGCT CAAGGAGCTGATAAAGTCAACCCCCACACTACTTATTATTGGTGCAGTGATATActtgacaagaaaactcacaaGTGGAGCTAGAGGCCAGGGG GGTATATTTGGTGTTGGACAATCAACAGCcaaattttacaacaaagaaacaagTGTAAAAATAAGATTCAA AGATGTTGCAGGATGCGAGGAAGCTAAGCTAGAGATCATGGAATTTGTTAATTTCCTTAAAAACCCTCAACAGTATCATGAACTGGGAGCTAGAATACCCAAG gGAGCTATTTTATCAGGACCACCTGGCACTGGTAAAACTCTACTTGCCAAGGCAGTAGCTGGTGAAGCAAGGGTGCCGTTTCTCAGCATTTCAGGATCTGAATTCCTGGAAATGTTTGTTGGTGTAGGCCCAGCACGAGTTAGGGATCTGTTTTCTCAAGCAAGGAAGAATGCTCCCTGTATTATATTTATTGATGAAATTGATGCTGTTGGACGTGCACGTGGGCGAGGGGGACAGTTTGGTGGTCATGATGAGAGAGAGAACACACTAAATCAGCTGTTGGTGGAAATGGATG GTTTCAGCTCAACGACAAATGTTGTGGTGCTCTCTGGTACCAACAGGCCTGATGTACTAGATCCTGCTCTAATGAGACCAGGACGGTTTGACAGACAGATTCACATCCCACCACCTGATATCAAGGGAAG ATGTTCCATTTTCAAAGTGCATTTAAAGCCACTTAAGACTGATCTTGACTTGGATACAGTAGCAAGAAGAATGGCAGCTTTGACACCTGGTTTCACAG GTGCTGACATTGCCAATGTTTGCAATGAAGCAGCTCTAATTGCTGCCAGGTACCTTATGCCTAAAGTGGAATTGACTCATTTTGAGCAAGCCATTGAACGTGTCATAGGAG GTCTGGAAAAGAAGACCCAAGTTTTACAGCCAGAAGAGAAGAATGTTGTAGCTTATCATGAGGCTGGTCATGCTGTGGCTGGCTGGTTTCTTGAGCATGCCGATCCACTTCTTAAG GTGTCGATTATCCCAAGAGGCAAGGGTCTTGGTTATGCCCAGTATCTTCCTAAAGAGCAGTACTTGTATTCTACTGAACAG tTGTTGGACCGTATGTGTATGACGTTAGGCGGGAGAGTATCAGAGCAGATATTTTTCAATCGCATCACCACTGGTGCTCAGGATGATCTCAGTAAAGTTACAAAGAGTGCTTATGCACAG GTAGTAACATTTGGAATGAATGACAAAGTTGGAAACGTGTCATTTGATCTTCCACGAGAGGGTGAACCAAGCTTTGATAAACCTTACAGCGAGGCTACTGCACAGCTTATAGACGAGCAAGCAAGAGAGGTCATTGATAGTGCTTACAAGCGAACTTATGACTTGCTCATGAAGCATAAGGAAGATGTCGAAAAG
- the LOC138018542 gene encoding uncharacterized protein produces MRPILSATGTYNYKLAKWLDEKLKPLSVNDHTINDVFSFVDALHDMEVDDHSILVSYDVTSLFTNVPVDETIQILAEKAFKDDWFNKQHSLNITKSDLVELLNIATKNQLFQFEGSLYEQIDGVAMGSPLGPLMANTFMCSIEDRLQDQGKLPEFYKRYVDDTLSIMPNVETAKSFLSVLNEIHPSVSFTMELGEHGKLPFLGTEIRKCTGCLETRVYRKPTDTGLLLHYKSHVDVRYKKSLLKTMLDRAFKLSSTWKLFHLECDRLTQTFSRLQYPAQLLQSTISNFVTKKVSDEAISTRACNVNEAPVRIVLPFKDQRSANSARRQLGELGRKIGIDIHAVYTSRKIGHHIKPKEKKPPIINQQRVVYHYKCGLCDANYVGYTCRHLYQRVEEHMKGSSSIGNHIKEQHGTVPSDIYRDFKILRKCESKFDCLIYEMLFIKELKPTLNKQSDSIRAKLFI; encoded by the coding sequence ATGCGGCCGATACTCTCGGCAACCGGGACGTATAATTACAAGTTGGCAAAATGGCTTGATGAAAAGCTTAAACCTCTATCAGTGAATGATCATACCATCAATGATGTTTTTAGTTTCGTGGATGCTCTCCATGACATGGAAGTTGACGATCACAGCATCCTTGTTTCATATGACGTAACTTCGCTGTTTACCAATGTCCCTGTTGATGAGACGATACAAATTTTAGCTGAAAAGGCATTCAAGGACGACTGGTTCAATAAGCAGCatagtctcaacattacaaaatCAGACTTGGTTGAATTGCTGAATATTGCCACCAAGAACCAGCTTTTTCAGTTTGAGGGGAGCTTGTATGAACAAATCGATGGTGTTGCTATGGGTTCGCCACTTGGACCCCTGATGGCCAACACATTTATGTGCAGTATTGAAGATCGACTTCAGGACCAAGGGAAATTACCCGAGTTCTACAAACGctatgtggatgacacattAAGCATAATGCCCAACGTCGAAACAGCAAAATCATTCCTTTCTGTTCTGAACGAGATCCATCCATCGGTTAGCTTCACCATGGAACTTGGCGAACACGGTAAACTTCCCTTCCTGGGAACGGAGATTCGGAAATGCACTGGTTGCTTGGAGACAAGGGTATACAGAAAACCAACTGACACCGGATTATTGCTGCATTACAAGAGCCACGTCGATGTTAGATACAAGAAGTCATTGCTAAAAACAATGCTGGATCGTGCCTTTAAATTGTCATCTACCTGGAAACTGTTCCACCTGGAATGTGACCGTCTCACACAAACGTTCTCCCGACTTCAGTACCCAGCCCAACTGCTGCAATCGACCATCAGTAATTTTGTCACCAAGAAAGTTTCCGACGAGGCAATTTCCACACGAGCATGTAACGTGAATGAAGCGCCTGTCAGAATAGTGTTACCTTTCAAAGATCAGAGATCGGCTAATTCAGCACGAAGGCAACTTGGGGAACTGGGCCGAAAAATTGGAATTGATATTCACGCCGTGTATACAAGCCGTAAGATTGGACACCATATCAAACCGAAAGAAAAGAAGCCGCCTATCATAAACCAGCAACGCGTTGTTTACCATTACAAGTGTGGTTTGTGCGATGCAAACTATGTCGGGTATACGTGCCGACACCTCTATCAGCGCGTCGAGGAACACATGAAAGGATCGTCTTCAATCGGGAATCACATTAAAGAGCAACATGGAACAGTCCCTAGTGACATATatcgtgactttaagatcttgagaaagTGCGAAAGTAAATTCGATTGCCTCAtctacgaaatgctttttataaaggAGCTTAaaccaactttgaacaaacagTCAGATTCAATCCGTGCGAAGTTATTTATATAG